In Epinephelus lanceolatus isolate andai-2023 chromosome 13, ASM4190304v1, whole genome shotgun sequence, the following are encoded in one genomic region:
- the mep1a.1 gene encoding meprin A, alpha (PABA peptide hydrolase), tandem duplicate 1: MMMKRVLLLFGLVALATSYTIPVSSEIHEVYKNGEDENPILNLGSDANLFEGDIYVPQGKNAMIDKRYRWKFPIPYILGDDLDLNAKGCVHQAFEMYRLKSCVDFKPYEGEKTFIKFEKRGGCFSSVGDQQIGQILSLGTGCDHKAVIEHELLHALGFYHEQSRTDRDDYVDIWLDQVIPGLEHNFNKYNDDYVTDQNTAYDYESVMHYRPFSFNKNDSIPTITTKIPEFYNIIGQYLDFSEMDTLRLNRMYNCSGPLTLLDQCAFEYASICGMIQASTDGADWVHTKSSVGAEDHTLLGKCRDAGYFMHFSTMTGKPQESALLESRTLYPKRKLQCLQFFYKMTGSSKDRLVIWVKMDDGTGTIRRMKKIHTFYADSDHTWKIAHVPMEVGVKFRYAFQAVPGDPSASAGGIFIDDISLTETRCPNGVWRIQNFSTIMETADRDTFIDSPRFYSPEGYGYGVRIWPLSTYADYTGNYTGLYFFLASGANDVVMQWPAVNRQATLVVMDQDPDIKLRMSTARSLTTDMRKTPDGKFFWDNPAKVGTYDPSCDCYKSESWGWRNFVKHFDLRRRNYLKNDDLIIFIDFEDITSLINTEVPIKPKE; the protein is encoded by the exons ATGATGATGAAGCGAGTGCTGCTATTGTTTGGATTGGTGGCCCTAGCCACTTCATATACT ATACCTGTTTCCTCTGAGATACATG AGGTGTATAAGAATGGTGAGGATGAGAACCCAATCCTAAACCTGG GATCAGATGCCAACTTGTTTGAAGGAGACATTTATGTTCCA CAAGGAAAGAATGCCATGATTGACAAAAGATACAGATGGAAATTTCCAATTCCTTACATTCTGGGTGATGATTTGG ATTTGAATGCCAAGGGCTGCGTCCACCAGGCTTTTGAAATGTATCGGCTCAAGTCTTGTGTTGACTTCAAGCCTTATGAGGGAGAGAAGACATTCATCAAGTTTGAAAAGAGAGGAGG ATGTTTCTCCAGTGTTGGTGACCAGCAGATTGGCCAGATTCTGTCTTTGGGCACAGGCTGTGACCACAAGGCAGTGattgaacatgagctactccaCGCTCTGGGGTTTTATCATGAACAGTCCCGAACAGACAGGGATGACTATGTTGACATCTGGCTGGATCAGGTTATACCAG GACTTGAACACAACTTCAACAAATACAACGATGACTACGTCACCGATCAAAACACGGCATACGACTACGAGTCTGTGATGCATTACAGGCCCTTCTCCTTCAATAAGAATGACTCCATCCCCACTATCACCACCAAGATTCCAGAGTTCTACAACATCATTGGTCAGTACCTCGACTTCAGCGAGATGGATACCCTAAGGCTGAACCGGATGTATAACTGCT CTGGTCCTCTCACCCTGCTAGACCAGTGTGCCTTTGAGTATGCCAGCATCTGCGGGATGATCCAGGCCTCCACTGATGGTGCCGACTGGGTCCATACCAAGAGCAGTGTGGGTGCTGAGGATCACACACTTCTGGGAAAATGCAGAG ATGCTGGCTACTTCATGCACTTTAGCACCATGACTGGGAAGCCTCAGGAGTCTGCACTCCTGGAATCCCGAACCCTCTATCCCAAGAGGAAGCTTCAGTGTCTGCAGTTCTTCTACAAGATGACGGGAAGCTCCAAGGACAGGCTGGTGATCTGGGTTAAGATGGATGATGGCACAGGCACCATTCGTAGAATGAAGAAAATACACACCTTTTATG CTGATTCTGACCACACATGGAAGATCGCCCATGTCCCAATGGAAGTAGGAGTAAAATTCCGTTATGCTTTCCAAGCTGTGCCCGGTGATCCCTCTGCATCTGCTGGTGGCATCTTCATCGACGACATCAGCCTAACGGAGACACGCTGCCCCAACGGCGTGTGGAGGATCCAGAACTTCTCCACGATCATGGAAACGGCTGACCGTGACACATTCATTGACAGCCCTCGTTTCTACAGCCCTGAAGGCTACGGTTACGGTGTCCGTATCTGGCCACTGTCGACTTATGCTGATTACACTGGGAACTACACAGGGCTGTATTTCTTCCTGGCCAGCGGGGCAAATGATGTGGTGATGCAGTGGCCAGCAGTAAACAGACAGGCCACCTTGGTTGTGATGGACCAAGACCCAGACATTAAGCTGAGGATGTCCACCGCTCGCAGCCTCACAACTGATATGAGGAAGA CCCCAGATGGAAAGTTCTTTTGGGACAATCCCGCCAAAGTGGGGACATATGACCCTTCCTGTGATTGCTACAAAAGTGAATCATGGGGCTGGCGGAATTTTGTCAAGCACTTTGACCTCAGGCGGCGCAATTATCTCAAGAACGATGACCTCATCATCTTCATCGACTTTGAGG ATATAACATCACTAATCAACACAGAAGTGCCCATTAAACCAAAGGAGTGA